One genomic window of Malaciobacter molluscorum LMG 25693 includes the following:
- a CDS encoding tRNA dihydrouridine synthase — MKKKLDFSQPLMVLAPLAGYTDLPFRTVVKKFGADLTISEMISSNALVYKSEKTLKMIEKSPSEDPYFVQIAGNKPELVRDAVLLLNDIEGIDGIDLNCGCPAPKVFNHGSGSNLLGDLNKLEEILSTVKKYSKKQYTSAKVRLGVNEKIPVEIGKAVEACGVDFVSVHGRTRAGKYKAPVDYDAIKTMKEAVSIPVIANGDIKDFAKAKEVLEYTKANGVMIGRGAIGKPWVFYQLKHGIEDISDEKKKEIILEHYDAVIKFHGEHGAIMFRKLLHSYSKGYQGANEFRDIINRISDIKIMRDMIENFF; from the coding sequence ATGAAAAAGAAATTAGATTTTAGCCAACCCTTAATGGTGTTGGCTCCACTTGCAGGTTACACAGATTTACCTTTTAGAACAGTTGTTAAAAAATTTGGTGCAGATTTAACAATTTCAGAAATGATATCTTCAAATGCTTTAGTTTATAAATCAGAAAAAACTTTAAAGATGATAGAAAAATCTCCTAGCGAAGATCCATATTTTGTACAAATTGCAGGAAATAAACCTGAACTTGTTAGAGATGCGGTATTACTTTTAAATGATATTGAAGGAATTGATGGAATTGATTTAAACTGCGGTTGTCCTGCACCAAAAGTTTTTAATCATGGTTCTGGTTCAAATCTTTTAGGTGATTTAAATAAATTAGAAGAGATACTTTCAACTGTTAAAAAGTATTCTAAAAAACAATATACAAGTGCAAAAGTAAGACTTGGTGTAAATGAAAAAATTCCTGTTGAAATAGGAAAAGCAGTAGAAGCATGTGGTGTTGATTTTGTGTCTGTTCATGGAAGAACTAGAGCTGGTAAATATAAAGCCCCAGTTGATTATGATGCAATTAAAACTATGAAAGAAGCTGTATCAATTCCTGTTATTGCAAATGGTGATATAAAAGATTTTGCAAAAGCAAAAGAAGTTTTAGAATATACAAAAGCAAATGGTGTAATGATTGGTAGAGGTGCAATTGGAAAACCATGGGTTTTTTATCAACTAAAACATGGAATAGAAGATATTTCAGATGAAAAGAAAAAAGAGATAATACTTGAGCATTATGATGCAGTAATTAAATTTCATGGTGAACATGGTGCTATAATGTTCAGAAAACTACTACATTCTTACTCTAAAGGTTACCAAGGTGCTAACGAATTTAGAGATATAATTAATCGTATTTCTGATATTAAAATTATGAGAGATATGATAGAAAACTTTTTTTAA
- the ftsH gene encoding ATP-dependent zinc metalloprotease FtsH, translating to MANKPENNNDNGKGNNFFNNNPLLVFVLFSIVTIFAFKALFPESELSNTGNANIASYGKTKHKTIPYSELKGLISNGKVEYVGIGNTQIKAVSKQNSSDGVTTYTARRVIPDNTLIPTLEKNKIEYGGINEENLLADILFGWVLPIFIFFAIWMFLARRMSKSMGGGSGGILGIGSSKKMINSEKPKVKFEDMAGNKEAKEEVQEVVDFLSNPDRYVKLGAQIPKGVLLVGPPGTGKTLLAKAVAGEADVQFLSVSGSAFIEMFVGVGASRVRDLFEQAKKVAPAIIFIDEIDAIGKSRASGGPMGGNDEREQTLNQLLAEMDGFSTESAPVIVLAATNRPEVLDPALLRPGRFDRQVLVDKPDYEGRVEILKVHIKGVTLGNDVDLEEVARMTAGLAGADLANIINEAALLAGRANKDEVTYDDFKEAVERQIAGLEKKSRRISPKERRIVAYHESGHALIAEITKGAKKVNKVSIVPRGLAALGYTLNTPEENKYLMQKHELIAEVDTLLGGRAAEEVFINEISTGAGNDLERATDIIKSMASVYGMSDIAGLMVLEKRQNQFLGGQTQKDFSDDMAKNLDDYIKNILNERYEIVKQELKDNRDAIEQMTAELLEIEVISGQRVREIIIENGGKVFEEEDLHSDAIEEKDKTTQEPKEQADKSSDEEDKKSNKDSSTDLSEETDKKE from the coding sequence ATGGCTAATAAACCAGAAAACAATAATGATAATGGCAAAGGGAATAATTTTTTTAATAATAATCCATTATTAGTATTTGTTCTTTTTTCTATTGTGACAATATTTGCTTTTAAAGCATTATTTCCTGAAAGTGAGTTATCAAATACAGGTAATGCAAATATTGCGTCTTATGGGAAAACAAAACATAAAACAATCCCATATTCTGAACTAAAGGGATTAATTTCTAATGGTAAAGTAGAATATGTAGGAATTGGAAATACACAAATCAAAGCAGTATCAAAACAGAATTCTTCTGATGGTGTTACTACATATACAGCAAGAAGAGTAATCCCTGATAATACTTTGATTCCAACATTAGAAAAAAATAAAATTGAATATGGTGGAATTAATGAAGAAAATCTACTAGCTGATATATTATTTGGATGGGTTTTACCAATATTTATTTTCTTTGCAATTTGGATGTTCCTAGCAAGAAGAATGTCTAAATCAATGGGTGGAGGTTCAGGAGGAATTCTTGGAATAGGAAGCTCTAAAAAGATGATTAATTCTGAAAAACCAAAAGTAAAATTTGAAGATATGGCAGGAAATAAAGAGGCTAAAGAAGAAGTTCAAGAAGTAGTTGACTTTTTAAGTAATCCTGACAGATATGTTAAACTTGGTGCACAAATTCCAAAAGGTGTTTTATTAGTAGGACCTCCAGGTACAGGTAAAACATTATTGGCAAAAGCAGTTGCAGGAGAAGCAGATGTTCAATTCTTATCTGTTTCTGGTTCTGCATTTATTGAAATGTTTGTTGGTGTTGGTGCAAGTAGAGTAAGAGATCTCTTTGAACAAGCTAAAAAAGTTGCTCCTGCGATTATTTTTATTGATGAAATTGATGCAATTGGTAAAAGTAGAGCAAGTGGTGGACCAATGGGTGGAAATGATGAAAGAGAACAAACATTAAATCAACTATTAGCAGAAATGGATGGATTTTCAACAGAATCTGCGCCTGTTATTGTTTTAGCTGCAACAAATAGACCAGAAGTTCTTGATCCAGCGCTATTAAGACCAGGGAGATTTGATAGACAAGTTTTAGTTGACAAACCTGATTATGAAGGAAGAGTTGAAATTCTTAAAGTTCATATTAAAGGTGTAACACTTGGAAATGATGTTGATTTAGAAGAAGTAGCAAGAATGACTGCTGGATTAGCAGGTGCAGATTTAGCAAATATTATTAATGAAGCTGCACTTTTAGCAGGTCGTGCTAATAAAGATGAAGTAACTTATGATGATTTTAAAGAAGCAGTTGAAAGACAAATTGCTGGACTTGAAAAAAAATCTAGAAGAATATCTCCAAAAGAGAGAAGAATTGTTGCTTATCATGAATCAGGTCATGCACTTATTGCTGAAATTACAAAAGGTGCTAAAAAAGTAAATAAAGTATCTATTGTTCCAAGAGGACTTGCAGCATTAGGATATACACTTAATACTCCTGAAGAAAACAAATATTTAATGCAAAAACATGAACTTATAGCAGAAGTTGATACTCTTCTTGGTGGTAGAGCAGCAGAAGAAGTATTTATTAATGAAATAAGTACAGGTGCAGGAAACGATTTGGAAAGAGCTACTGATATTATTAAATCTATGGCTTCTGTTTATGGAATGAGTGATATTGCAGGACTTATGGTTTTAGAAAAAAGACAAAACCAGTTTTTAGGTGGGCAAACACAAAAAGATTTTTCTGATGATATGGCTAAAAATCTTGATGATTATATTAAAAATATTTTAAATGAAAGATATGAAATAGTTAAACAAGAATTAAAAGATAATCGTGATGCAATTGAGCAAATGACTGCTGAATTATTAGAAATAGAAGTTATTTCAGGTCAAAGAGTAAGAGAAATTATTATAGAAAATGGTGGAAAAGTATTTGAAGAAGAGGATTTACACTCTGATGCAATAGAAGAGAAAGATAAAACTACTCAAGAGCCAAAAGAACAGGCAGATAAATCAAGTGATGAAGAAGATAAAAAATCTAATAAAGATTCTTCTACGGATTTATCTGAAGAAACTGATAAAAAAGAATAA
- a CDS encoding 50S ribosomal protein L11 methyltransferase, producing the protein MSEYYYELTIKPKSHYEQFLDLLEVLTNNAIEELDGTLIARSEDDLTNVEFGINEFAKRLDTSCETSCVKKENQDWIKNYQQSVKSAEIGKFYIRPSWEEKKDGSIDIIIDPALSFGSGHHETTASCILAIEQFVKEKSTVLDVGCGSGILSIAAAKLGCAVDICDTDDVCIKDTKDNFKLNSVNFNDSWIGSANNAKKKYDVVIANIVADVLVMIHKDLKKCLNDDGILIVSGILDKHLDRVLRKFEDLNKLEVIHKNEWVTIVFSK; encoded by the coding sequence TTGTCTGAATATTATTATGAATTAACTATAAAACCAAAATCACATTATGAACAATTTTTAGATTTATTAGAAGTTCTAACAAATAATGCAATAGAAGAATTAGATGGAACACTTATTGCTAGAAGTGAAGATGATTTAACAAATGTTGAGTTTGGAATAAATGAATTTGCAAAAAGACTAGATACTTCTTGTGAAACATCTTGTGTAAAAAAAGAGAATCAAGATTGGATTAAAAATTATCAACAAAGCGTAAAATCAGCAGAAATTGGAAAATTTTATATTAGACCTTCTTGGGAAGAAAAAAAAGATGGAAGTATTGATATAATAATAGATCCAGCCTTATCTTTTGGTTCTGGTCATCATGAAACTACTGCTTCTTGTATTTTAGCTATTGAGCAATTTGTAAAAGAAAAATCTACAGTTTTAGATGTTGGATGTGGAAGTGGTATTTTATCAATTGCAGCTGCAAAATTAGGTTGTGCAGTTGATATTTGTGATACAGATGATGTTTGTATAAAAGACACTAAAGATAATTTTAAATTAAACAGTGTAAACTTCAATGATAGTTGGATTGGTTCAGCTAATAATGCAAAGAAAAAATATGATGTAGTAATTGCAAATATTGTTGCAGATGTATTAGTAATGATCCATAAAGATTTAAAAAAATGCTTAAATGATGATGGTATATTAATTGTATCAGGTATCTTAGATAAACATCTAGATAGGGTTTTAAGAAAATTTGAAGATTTAAATAAATTAGAAGTTATTCATAAAAATGAATGGGTAACAATAGTATTTTCTAAATAA
- a CDS encoding phosphatidylserine decarboxylase — protein MNLIDKYILKEGQRVILSLFVIAIVLHLLNLEFLSTLFLLIFFLSLYIFRNEKIELCKDCTIVSPVSGEVHAIDFNEKYKIIYINTSLFDNSILIAPQSGNLKLTYLKRGINLPLNEKLSKKLNEKLIFEQKNIKVELLSSTATNELALSKINENLDIAQKIGIFTQGEVILFIDKNVDISLQIGQKIKVGTKIV, from the coding sequence ATGAATTTGATAGATAAGTATATTCTAAAAGAGGGACAAAGAGTGATTTTATCACTTTTTGTTATAGCAATAGTTTTACACCTATTAAATTTAGAGTTCTTATCTACGCTTTTTTTATTAATATTCTTTTTATCACTTTATATATTTAGAAATGAAAAAATAGAACTTTGTAAAGATTGTACAATTGTATCTCCTGTTAGTGGAGAAGTTCATGCAATTGATTTTAATGAAAAATATAAAATTATATATATAAATACTTCTTTATTTGATAATTCTATTTTGATAGCTCCCCAAAGCGGTAATTTAAAATTAACATATTTAAAAAGAGGAATAAATTTACCGCTAAATGAAAAGTTATCAAAAAAACTTAATGAAAAACTTATTTTTGAACAAAAAAATATAAAAGTTGAGTTGTTAAGTTCTACCGCAACAAATGAATTAGCTTTAAGTAAAATCAATGAAAACCTAGATATAGCACAAAAGATTGGAATATTTACACAAGGTGAAGTTATACTTTTTATTGACAAAAATGTAGATATATCTTTACAAATTGGGCAAAAAATTAAAGTTGGTACGAAAATAGTATAG